The Coccidioides posadasii str. Silveira chromosome 3, complete sequence genome contains a region encoding:
- a CDS encoding uncharacterized protein (antiSMASH:Cluster_3.5~EggNog:ENOG410PJEF~COG:I~TransMembrane:7 (o28-51i63-85o97-114i121-140o146-166i209-231o260-280i)~BUSCO:9505at33183): MFHIPYPPARTGFWSPVTSTLNWCEEDYYATIYFAEIVNSLTNALFLFLGVKGIISCRKNGHDFIFQIAFIGYFIVGLGSLLFHSTLKYPMQLVDELSMIYTTCLMCYATFSFSKSTKARAILGSSLLGLSIFITAYYHYLQDPRFHQNAYAILTVVVVLRSMWLMEVTLRSKWRKALALSASAHVNGGSNPCSSRDVQLSQNTRDLKILNTMWFMVVFGLTSFLTGFLIWNLDNHYCSTFRGWRRRIGLPWGIVLEGHGWWHLLTGTGAYIYIIWGIWLRHCLNGRQDEYELYWPRFYNWPDVVRVEKEIPKPVHLNGTAAIKTH, encoded by the exons ATGTTCCATATTCCATACCCGCCTGCTCGGACAGGTTTCTGGAGTCCCGTCACCTCGACTCTCAACTGGTGTGAGGAG GATTACTATGCCACCATCTATTTTGCCGAGATCGTCAACTCCTTGACCAATGCgttgtttctctttctcgGAGTAAAGGGGATCATCAGCTGTCGAAAAAATGGCCATGATTTCATCTTTCAGATCGCTTTCATCGGCTACTTTATCGTCGGCCTTGGAAGCTTGCTCTTCCATTCTACATTGAAAT ACCCAATGCAGCTCGTCGATGAACTCTCCATGATTTATACCACGTGCTTGATGTGTTACGCCactttttccttctcgaaATCTACAAAGGCCCGCGCCATACTCGGCTCCAGTCTTCTCGGTCTATCTATTTTCATCACCGCATACTATCATTATCTCCAGGATCCAAGGTTCCACCAGAATGCCTACGCCATACTGACAGTCGTGGTTGTCCTTCGGAGTATGTGGTTAATGGAGGTAACCCTCCGATCAAAATGGCGCAAGGCCCTCGCACTGAGTGCATCAGCACACGTCAACGGAGGCTCGAACCCATGCTCCTCGAGAGACGTTCAACTCTCCCAGAACACCCGAGATTTGAAAATTCTGAACACCATGTGGTTCATGGTTGTGTTTGGGTTGACTTCGTTCCTTACCGGCTTTTTGATCTGGAACCTCGACAACCACTATTGCTCCACTTTTAGAGGCTGGCGCAGGAGAATCGGTCTTCCGTGGGGTATCGTCCTCGAAGGCCATGGATGGTG GCATCTTCTGACTGGAACTGGTGCATACATTTATATCATTTGGGGCATTTGGCTCCGGCACTGCCTTAACGGCCGCCAGGACGAGTATGAACTGTATTGGCCACGGTTCTACAATTGGCCTGACGTTGTCCGTGTCGAGAAAGAGATCCCAAAGCCCGTCCATTTGAACGGAACGGCCGCGATAAAGACCCATTAA
- a CDS encoding uncharacterized protein (antiSMASH:Cluster_3.5~EggNog:ENOG410PJ7E~COG:S~BUSCO:8674at33183), with protein sequence MAATTFPFRVVEHVTPCQHIREYPRATSTTQEETLHLSVKQYIPLDNPSPQPGDVTIIGAHANGFPKELYEPLWEELLARSKSNGFRIRAIWIADAAHQGNSSVLNEHAMGNDPSWFDHPRDLLHLINLKREEMPRPIVGIGHSMGGGHLVALSTIHPRLFTTIILMDPAIQNLKSYISDHTFHTKGTNIPTTTRASTYRRDLWPSRSAAAEILRKSKFYQSWDQRVFDRWIKYGLRELPTAIHPLDSQSQTLPPGQRPVTLTTTLHQEVFTFSRPKYSIANSDRETQRLTHPDISLDVPNSHLFYRPESPRMFTFLRYLRPSVFYIFGEKSDMSKPEFCQEKLETTGVGVGGSGGAKEGRVDAYTLKKVGHLIPMEAVKDSAELSATWLGKELERWRREEEILWKQWEGKSKVERMTIDDEWKKHIGPPPLRNGNNKTEKRAPKL encoded by the exons ATGGCTGCCACCACTTTTCCCTTCCGTGTGGTTGAGCACGTCACCCCGTGCCAACACATTCGGGAATACCCCCGGGCGACGAGCACGACTCAAGAGGAGACGCTGCACCTCTCTGTGAAGCAGTACATTCCGCTGGACAACCCCAGTCCGCAGCCCGGAGATGTCACCATCATTGGAGCGCATGCGAACGGGTTTCCGAAG GAATTATACGAACCCCTTTGGGAGGAGCTGTTGGCACGCTCTAAATCAAATGGATTTCGAATTCGGGCTATTTGGATTGCAGATGCTGCACACCAAGGAAACAGCAGCGTGCTAAACGAGCACGCCATGGGCAATGATC CGTCATGGTTCGACCATCCTCGAGACCTTTTGCATTTGATCAACTTAAAAAGGGAGGAAATGCCTCGTCCGATAGTGGGCATTGGTCATAGTATGGGCGGCGGGCACTT GGTGGCCCTGTCTACCATCCACCCCCGTCTCTTCACGACCATCATTCTCATGGACCCGGCAATTCAAAACCTCAAGTCCTATATTTCCGACCATACCTTCCACACCAAGGGGACTAACATCCCTACCACCACCCGTGCATCCACCTACCGGCGAGATCTCTGGCCTTCGCGCTCCGCCGCCGCCGAGATCCTCCGCAAAAGCAAATTCTACCAATCCTGGGACCAACGCGTCTTCGACCGCTGGATAAAGTATGGTCTCCGCGAACTGCCCACGGCCATCCACCCCCTGGACTCACAGTCCCAAACCCTACCGCCGGGCCAGCGCCCCGTAACCCTAACGACAACCCTCCACCAAGAGGTCTTCACCTTTTCCCGCCCAAAGTACTCCATCGCCAACTCAGACCGGGAAACGCAGCGCCTCACCCATCCAGACATCTCCCTTGACGTTCCTAATAGCCACCTCTTCTACCGCCCGGAATCACCACGCATGTTCACATTCCTCCGCTACCTGCGTCCCAGCGTATTCTACATCTTCGGCGAAAAATCCGACATGAGTAAACCCGAATTCTGCCAGGAGAAGCTCGAAACCACCGGAGTCGGGGTTGGTGGGAGCGGAGGAGCGAAAGAGGGCAGGGTTGATGCATATACCCTGAAGAAAGTAGGTCATTTAATCCCGATGGAGGCAGTAAAGGACTCAGCAGAGCTGAGTGCAACGTGGCTGGGGAAAGAATTGGAGCGGTGGAGGCGAGAGGAGGAGATTTTGTGGAAGCAGTGGGAAGGGAAGAGCAAGGTGGAGAGGATGACCATTGATGACGAGTGGAAGAAACACATCGGGCCGCCACCATTAAGGAACGGGAACAATAAAACAGAAAAGAGAGCACCGAAGTTATAG
- a CDS encoding uncharacterized protein (antiSMASH:Cluster_3.5~EggNog:ENOG410QEAS~COG:D,K,L,T~BUSCO:1469at33183), which translates to MADQPSHIEGGLFSQTRICIIRSHKLDNDVASKLSSTIEERGGEVVIHQSPTPLPPISEFTHLVSSTIDFPGHDSACDALIPVVKPQWVHASASKNKLANPRQYNPDPRLFLNDVLVSCADIPEGDKDAIIGGVLAMGGLYTARLTSSTTHLVALNMDTDKCRQAAGRLSNLKIVLPHWFDDCLKLGKRIDERPYMLPDPEILRARCDDPIKGTTNKDIIGASTPEPRYLLSADEVRDDLNVFDGKSVMISSDLKIGERLLQCLETLIVKGGGRIAYDVGSADIYVGRYREGEDYQVASRAGKEVGNLSWLYHLITRNTWISPLRRLLHYPVSRSGIPGFNGLKISLSNYSGEARIYLENLIVAAGAECTKSLRQDNTHLITAHGNSEKCTAAREWNLHVVNHLWLEDSYAKWQMQTVTNPRYTHFPQRTNLGEIVGQTQIDKFAIEEHFFPREEDAATNKNTPPSVVQQKENNVCVSNVKKQPEKTTTAKQLSTLGSSTPQGTTESKPTTKRDRLSLQTPHVSRFIAEGKENDTPSTTGSRKSKDVATARLQDLAPDMILYEREKRRAGGVIYGGRRKSDDGAVVSRKRSIEPDETTDTETKKQKKTRPQVSMHLLITGYSPWVGNARQEDNDRRILRDLGIMVVQDASKCSHLAAPSILKTQKFVNALAYAPKIINCDFITDCVKKDELLDPNKYKLRDKKSEKKYEFSLDQALQRAEKNQNRLLQGRTIFCVETIHGGFDVFKSIIETNGGQCAMYRGRPLTIAGRRGADGGEAHKEEVYLISGGDKSHVKLWPRFQTMVQDARKVPKIVRTDWLLEIAMSQEWRWKDEYEWKEEDLVASGN; encoded by the exons ATGGCAGATCAACCCTCCCATATTGAAGGCGGGCTCTTCTCACAAACCAGAATATGTATCATCCGCTCTCACAAACTTGATAACGATGTCGCCTCCAAA CTGTCATCTACAATCGAGGAGCGTGGAGGTGAAGTAGTCATCCATCAGTCGCCTACGCCGTTACCCCCAATCAGCGAATTTACGCACCTTGTTTCTTCCACCATTGACTTTCCCGGTCACGATTCTGCATGTGACGCGCTGATTCCCGTTGTTAAGCCGCAATGGGTTCACGCTTCTGCCTCCAAAAACAAGCTCGCAAATCCTCGACAATATAATCCCGACCCAAGGCTTTTTTTGAATGACGTCCTCGTTAGCTGTGCGGATATACCAGAAGGTGACAAGGATGCGATTATTGGAGGAGTGCTGGCGATGGGCGGGCTCTATACAGCCAGACTTACGAGTAGTACGACGCACCTTGTTGCGTTGAATATGGATACCGACAAGTGCCGACAAGCCGCTGGACGTTTAAgtaatttaaagatagtgcTTCCTCATTG GTTCGATGATTGCCTAAAATTGGGTAAGAGAATAGACGAACGACCGTATATGCTTCCCGACCCCGAAATTCTCCGTGCTCGCTGCGATGATCCCATAAAAGGAACAACAAACAAAGATATCATTGGCGCTTCTACTCCAGAACCAAGATATTTGCTTTCAGCGGACGAAGTGCGGGATGATTTGAATGTATTTGACGGGAAAAGCGTGATGATATCTAGCGACTTGAAGATTGGAGAACGCCTGCTTCAATGTCTTGAGACGTTAATAGTGAAAGGCGGCGGTAGGATTGCCTATGACGTCGGTAGTGCAGACATTTATGTTGGCCGCTATCGCGAGGGTGAGGATTATCAGGTTGCCTCCAGAGCAGGAAAGGAGGTTGGCAACTTGTCATGGTTATACCATCTCATCACACGGAACACCTGGATATCTCCACTCCGTCGACTACTTCATTACCCGGTTTCCCGATCCGGTATCCCTGGATTTAACGGATTGAAAATCAGTTTGTCGAATTATTCAGGCGAAGCGCGAATATACTTGGAAAATCTCATTGTTGCTGCCGGTGCCGAATGCACAAAGTCTCTAAGACAAGATAATACGCATCTGATCACAGCACATGGGAATAGTGAAAAATGCACTGCAGCCCGAGAATGGAATCTCCACGTTGTGAACCATCTATGGCTTGAGGATAGTTACGCAAAGTGGCAGATGCAGACTGTTACCAATCCTCGATATACGCATTTCCCCCAGAGAACCAATCTCGGCGAGATTGTAGGTCAGACACAGATTGACAAGTTTGCCATTGAAGAACATTTCTTCCCCCGTGAAGAAGATGCAGCGACGAACAAAAACACGCCGCCGAGCGTTGTGCAGCAGAAGGAAAACAATGTGTGTGTCAGCAACGTGAAAAAACAACCTGAAAAGACAACTACTGCAAAACAATTATCTACTTTAGGATCTTCCACGCCGCAAGGAACGACAGAATCAAAGCCCACGACTAAAAGGGATCGCCTCTCGCTCCAAACACCCCATGTATCTCGGTTCATTGctgaaggaaaagagaacgACACCCCATCCACCACTGGAAGCAGAAAGTCTAAAGATGTTGCGACAGCACGCCTACAGGACCTCGCACCGGATATGATTCTCTATGAGAGGGAGAAACGGCGAGCCGGCGGAGTTATTTATGGTGGTAGAAGGAAGAGCGACGATGGCGCGGTCGTATCGAGAAAACGGTCCATTGAGCCCGATGAGACCACAGATACGGAGaccaaaaagcaaaagaagactAGACCACAGGTGTCTATGCATTTACTTATTACGGGATATTCTCCATGGGTGGGAAATGCGAGACAGGAGGATAATGATAGG CGTATTCTACGTGACCTTGGAATCATGGTTGTCCAAGATGCGTCGAAATGCTCACATCTCGCTGCCCCATCTATCCTAAAGACCCAAAAATTTGTCAATGCCCTTGCATACGCGCCGAAGATCATAAATTGCGACTTCATAACCGACTGTGTCAAGAAGGATGAACTGCTCGACCCGAATAAATACAAACTGCGTGACAAGAAGTCAGAGAAAAAATACGAGTTCTCTCTCGACCAAGCATTGCAGAGAGCTGAAAAGAATCAGAATAGACTCCTTCAGGGTCGAACGATATTCTGCGTTGAAACGATACACGGCGGTTTCGACGTATTTAAGTCTATCATCGAGACAAACGGTGGACAGTGCGCAATGTACCGGGGGCGGCCGCTAACGATTGCCGGGCGTCGCGGTGCGGATGGCGGAGAGGCACACAAGGAAGAGGTGTATCTCATCAGCGGCGGCGACAAAAGCCATGTGAAACTTTGGCCGAGGTTTCAAACAATGGTCCAAGACGCAAGAAAAGTCCCTAAGATTGTGCGCACGGATTGGCTGTTGGAGATTGCAATGTCGCAGGAGTGGCGGTGGAAAGATGAGTATGAGTGGAAGGAAGAAGATTTGGTAGCATCCGGCAATTGA
- a CDS encoding uncharacterized protein (antiSMASH:Cluster_3.5~BUSCO:392558at4751~EggNog:ENOG410PPAC~COG:U~BUSCO:13946at33183), with product MPPLTSHPATPTPAEQNTFPFPAPHSFPPFFTLQPNAQTLLSQLQKWSALIQAYCRHHRLYRLSLVDALDSPLFHNKQIRKRLSLVDARRIVDWMCGAQGGRRAEWVGGEAGGKSVAWIWWRRPEEWAGVIADWVEETAQKNTVLTLYELTEGEATMSQEFHGMDPDVLQKSLHVLVKRGKAQVFGNEDQQGVKFF from the exons ATGCCACCGCTCACCTCACACCCGGCCACCCCAACCCCCGCAGAGCAAAACACCTTTCCCTTCCCCGCGCCGCACTCCTTTCCGCCCTTCTTCACCCTCCAGCCCAACGCTCAAACCCTTCTCTCCCAGCTCCAAAAATGGTCCGCCCTCATCCAAGCATACTGCCGGCATCACCGCCTCTACCGTCTCTCCCTCGTCGATGCCCTCGATTCCCCACTGTTTCACAACAAGCAGATCCGCAAACGGCTGAGCCTGGTGGACGCACGGAGGATTGTGGATTGGATGTGCGGTGCGCAAGGCGGTCGGAGAGCGGAGTGGGTTGGTGGTGAGGCGGGAGGGAAGAGCGTAGCGTGGATCTGGTGGCGGAGACCTGAGGAGTGGGCTGGCGTGATTGCTGACTGG GTCGAGGAAACAGCGCAGAAGAACACTGTTCTCACGCTTTACGAATTGACAGAAGGGGAGGCTACGATGTCGCAGGAATTCCACGGCATGGATCCAGATGTGCTGCAGAAGTCGTTGCATGTTCTGGTAAAACGCGGGAAGGCCCAGGTGTTCGGGAATGAAGACCAGCAAGGCGTGAAGTTCTTTTGA
- a CDS encoding uncharacterized protein (antiSMASH:Cluster_3.5~EggNog:ENOG410PX28~COG:S), with product MNSMTLLGAEHQNHVSNLNITSPSTTTAATTAKRSRKRRTPLHKAEVKELADQRCSAPKLDVDNRVVERLKKCIQKANHPNTSEAEAKAALFLSSKLMTQYNISMLDVLNADDKQEDGLHKHGGQSIVEIRKSRQLNARPNNEGFVSIVAHAMDTFFDCKHYSTQGMWYIRWTFYGIALNTVSAAMAFEMVYNLISNWACDQKGGSSAYSYSMGVARGLLCMAREDKTLQATRAQKEEAERLATEELREQQHRQQELGRLGVSEQLDGNPTGTSRLAEDSGEAPYKAHHSDDDCDEEDDQGGPTKFEGVSLGDVSMTGFDEDIKADFSMQDDEDVNVLGDWDEQMAKLVKKEPSDPDDMSALQNLNVAWSSETQLIRFQETASQVADEFLQEQGVKLSHRNTRRAGVRDPNAYNQGKRDSRKINVRQKQLEH from the coding sequence ATGAACTCAATGACACTCCTCGGAGCAGAGCATCAAAACCATGTTAGCAACCTTAATATTACAAGCCCATCGACGACCACGGCAGCAACCACAGCGAAACGGAGCCGTAAAAGACGGACACCCCTCCACAAAGCGGAAGTTAAGGAATTAGCGGACCAGCGCTGTTCTGCTCCGAAGCTCGATGTTGACAACCGCGTGGTTGAACGACTGAAAAAGTGTATTCAAAAAGCCAATCATCCGAATACTTCTGAAGCTGAGGCTAAGGCGGCGCTCTTTTTGTCGTCAAAGCTCATGACACAGTACAACATCAGTATGCTTGACGTGCTGAACGCGGACGACAAGCAAGAAGATGGGCTGCACAAGCATGGGGGCCAAAGCATCGTTGAGATTAGAAAATCGCGCCAATTAAACGCAAGACCGAACAATGAAGGTTTTGTTAGCATTGTTGCACATGCAATGGATACCTTTTTTGATTGCAAACACTACTCTACTCAAGGGATGTGGTATATCAGATGGACGTTCTATGGTATTGCCCTGAATACTGTCTCTGCTGCCATGGCTTTCGAGATGGTTTACAATCTAATATCAAACTGGGCATGTGATCAGAAAGGTGGGAGTTCGGCCTACAGCTATAGCATGGGCGTAGCACGCGGTCTTCTCTGTATGGCGCGAGAAGACAAGACGCTGCAAGCTACGCGTGCTCAGAAGGAAGAGGCTGAACGTCTAGCAACTGAGGAACTCCGTGAGCAGCAACATCGGCAACAAGAATTAGGGCGGCTTGGAGTTTCCGAACAGCTTGACGGGAATCCGACTGGAACATCACGGTTGGCGGAGGACAGCGGTGAAGCCCCTTACAAAGCTCACCATAGCGACGATGATTGCGACGAAGAGGATGATCAGGGTGGCCCCACAAAATTTGAGGGAGTCTCTTTGGGCGATGTGTCAATGACTGGATTTGATGAGGACATCAAAGCCGATTTCTCAATGCAGGACGATGAAGACGTTAATGTTCTTGGGGATTGGGATGAGCAGATGGCGAAACTCGTGAAAAAGGAACCGTCCGACCCGGACGATATGAGCGCTTTGCAGAATTTAAATGTAGCATGGTCGTCCGAAACACAATTGATCAGGTTCCAGGAGACAGCAAGCCAAGTTGCTGATGAGTTTTTACAAGAGCAAGGTGTCAAATTAAGCCATCGCAATACAAGAAGAGCTGGTGTGCGCGACCCCAACGCGTACAACCAAGGGAAGAGAGATAGCAGAAAGATCAATGTTCGTCAAAAACAACTGGAGCATTAG
- a CDS encoding uncharacterized protein (SECRETED:SignalP(1-18)~antiSMASH:Cluster_3.5~EggNog:ENOG410PM6Q), translated as MQLSVAILSVLAYPLALAADIFSPDSYAAGDVIFRDFAIIGGGAAGTYAAIGLRDMNRSIALVERSGRLGGHAVTYTAPKTGGTVDFGVQLYLNNTLCRNFFSRLNTPIANASFDFAGTPVYADFAWGTVLPDFQIPHLGPDYVNELNKYPYLENGFNLPDPIPKDLLLPWSQYIQKYNINQSVHATLARPANPGNPLNTLAMYVFNDINHVMLAEHNGLAIVNANHDNSELYRNALAELGPDVLLDSTVLFAHRSRRRRGGVSLVVKTPAGNKLIMAKQLIIAMPQILDNMKYFGLDQREGRILSQIRGSPYYGGVINNTGLSTDYNYHNVGANTSYHVPALPNVPVITPTHVDGLFYYWYNPGEPATRDKVQKAMTTTIKTLQRATNGTTTAEPEFLDFSDFSPLRLDVSSQSITGGFYRDMYGLQGYRNTWYIGTLFVVGSSQVWNNTATMLPSIVSAAW; from the coding sequence ATGCAGCTCTCTGTCGCGATCCTGAGCGTGCTCGCCTATCCTCTTGCTTTGGCGGCTGACATATTCAGCCCCGATTCATATGCCGCTGGCGATGTGATCTTTCGGGATTTCGCCATTATTGGCGGCGGAGCGGCAGGAACATACGCAGCAATCGGCCTGCGAGATATGAACAGATCCATTGCTTTGGTCGAACGCTCAGGAAGGCTGGGTGGCCATGCGGTCACTTATACCGCTCCCAAGACTGGCGGAACGGTCGACTTTGGAGTGCAACTGTACCTCAACAATACCCTCTGCCGCAATTTCTTCTCAAGACTCAACACTCCCATAGCAAACGCGTCTTTTGACTTTGCCGGAACGCCCGTTTATGCCGATTTCGCCTGGGGAACTGTCTTACCAGACTTCCAGATACCCCATCTCGGCCCCGATTATGTCAATGAGCTCAACAAGTACCCGTATCTCGAGAACGGCTTCAATTTGCCAGACCCTATCCCCAAGGATCTGCTTCTGCCATGGTCGCAATATATACAAAAGTATAACATCAATCAATCGGTGCACGCCACCCTTGCGCGACCCGCAAATCCGGGAAATCCGCTAAATACCCTTGCGATGTACGTCTTCAACGACATAAACCATGTCATGCTGGCTGAACACAACGGGCTTGCAATCGTAAACGCCAACCATGACAACTCCGAGCTCTACCGGAACGCCTTGGCGGAGCTGGGACCAGACGTCCTGCTGGACTCGACCGTTCTCTTCGCCCACCggtcaagaagaagaagaggtgGCGTCAGTCTCGTTGTGAAAACTCCAGCCGGCAATAAGCTCATCATGGCCAAGCAACTTATCATCGCTATGCCGCAGATCCTCGACAATATGAAGTATTTCGGCCTCGACCAGCGCGAGGGAAGAATCTTGTCGCAAATCAGAGGTTCCCCATACTACGGTGGGGTGATAAACAACACCGGCCTCTCTACGGATTACAATTATCACAACGTCGGCGCCAATACTTCCTATCACGTCCCTGCCTTGCCAAACGTCCCAGTCATCACCCCGACCCACGTGGACGGTCTATTCTACTACTGGTACAACCCTGGAGAGCCGGCAACCAGGGACAAAGTGCAAAAGGCCATGACAACTACGATCAAGACACTGCAGAGAGCCACCAACGGCACAACCACGGCAGAGCCTGAATTCCTCGACTTTTCAGATTTCTCGCCATTGCGCCTTGATGTGTCATCTCAGAGCATCACCGGCGGCTTCTACAGGGACATGTACGGCCTGCAAGGGTACAGAAACACATGGTATATCGGCACATTGTTCGTCGTCGGTTCCAGCCAGGTGTGGAACAACACTGCGACTATGCTGCCGAGCATCGTGTCGGCCGCGTGGTGA
- a CDS encoding uncharacterized protein (antiSMASH:Cluster_3.5~SMCOG1087:hypothetical protein~EggNog:ENOG410PVDP~COG:I~TransMembrane:1 (o12-30i)), with the protein MPDTATGEAPLDIAIVGGGIVGVVLAVGLIRQKIKVMVYEQAQGFREIGAGMAFTANARQCMDLIDPTITVALRASGSVATSSGDEQDPDPNDYLRWIDGHNQHRKVDPSYQKMLFKIDAGYKGFEGCRRDRFLEELVKILPADVIQCRKRLDTLEEKEDGGKIRLIFCDGTTAEADAVIGCDGIKSRVREIILGEGNPASYAHYTHKIAYRGLIPMAKAIEVLGEYKARNQHIHVGPNAHLIHYPVANQTMINATAFVSDPEEWPDDKRTVAPATRKDVEDAFEGWSPCVRGLVSQLPEKLDKWAVFDLWDYPAPFYNRGKICLAGDAAHASSPHHGAGACMGIEDVLCLCTLMGEARVLIQKAPTIRDQALISVFETFNSVRRTRSQWLVNSSRRVCDLYHQPEWADPAKWVKAETCFEEIKDRSHKIWHFNYNVMLQEATQGYKQSLKALIGAVSGL; encoded by the exons ATGCCGGATACCGCTACTGGAGAAGCGCCTCTCGATATCGCCATTGTTGGCGGTGGTATTGTCGGAGTTGTGCTTGCAGTCGGCCTCATACGTCAAAAAATAAAGGTCATGGTCTATGAGCAAGCCCAAGGGTTTCGTGAGATCGGTGCCGGCATGGCATTTACAGCCAATGCAAGGCAATGTATGGATCTGATCGACCCCACCATTACCGTAGCGCTTAGAGCAAGCGGATCAGTCGCAACTTCAAGCGGCGACGAGCAGGATCCAGATCCAAACGACTATCTTCGGTGGATCGATGGGCATAATCAACACCGCAAGGTTGACCCTTCTTATCAGAAAATGCTCTTCAAAATTGATGCAGGGTACAAAGGCTTTGAGGGATGCCGTCGTGACCGCTTTTTGGAAGAGCTTGTAAAAATTTTACCTGCAGACGTGATCCAGTGCAGGAAGCGCCTAGACACTCTTGAAGAGAAGGAGGATGGTGGAAAGATTCGCCTGATATTTTGTGACGGAACGACAGCAGAAGCTGATGCTG TCATTGGATGTGACGGGATCAAGTCACGTGTGAGAGAGATTATTCTCGGAGAGGGAAATCCAGCATCATACGCTCACTATACACACAAGATCGCCTATCGTGGCCTGATCCCCATGGCCAAGGCGATTGAAGTGCTGGGAGAGTACAAAGCCAGGAACCAGCACATCCACGTTGGGCCTAACGCGCATCTCATCCACTACCCGGTCGCCAACCAAACTATGATCAACGCCACAGCCTTTGTCTCGGACCCCGAAGAATGGCCTGACGATAAACGAACGGTCGCGCCCGCTACTCGGAAAGACGTCGAAGATGCATTTGAAGGTTGGAGCCCTTGCGTTCGTGGGCTAGTCAGCCAGCTCCCAGAGAAACTCGATAAATGGGCGGTATTCGACCTCTGGGACTATCCCGCTCCATTCTACAACAGAGGTAAGATATGTCTTGCTGGTGATGCCGCCCACGCTTCCAGTCCTCACCACGGTGCTGGCGCGTGTATGGGCATCGAAGATGTGCTATGCCTTTGCACCCTGATGGGAGAAGCGCGCGTTTTGATCCAGAAAGCCCCGACAATCAGAGATCAAGCTTTGATCTCGGTATTCGAGACGTTTAATTCTGTTAGACGCACGAGGAGCCAGTGGCTTGTGAACAGCAGTCGAAGGGTTTGTGACCTATATCACCAGCCAGAATGGGCCGACCCGGCAAAGTGGGTTAAGGCTGAGACCTGCTTTGAAGAAATCAAGGACCGGTCGCATAAAATATGGCATTTCAACTATAATGTGATGTTGCAAGAAGCTACCCAGGGGTATAAACAAAGCCTGAAGGCATTAATTGGTGCAGTAAGTGGCTTATGA